The Mangrovibacterium diazotrophicum DNA window TTCCCACCAGAACGCCCATTGAACAGTGCGCAAACCAATTGGGTGAGTATTCCGAATTAGCGATCGGCAAAGGCTTTGTTGCAATTGTATCGATATCCGAACGATTGAAAACCCAGGTACTTCGGGACGTTTGCACCAACATTTTTTCATCGTCGACCTCAACCAAGCGGCCTTTGATTACCGAACCGTTTTTGAGGTACACCACATCCTTTTTAACTTTCTGCGCGGATGAAATCCCAACAAAAAGCAGGGCGACCATTAACAAGGTTAGTCTTTTCATAGTATGTAAAAGTTTCGGGGGTTATGTTTACGAATAAGATGGACGTACCTGTTCATGGTTGCGTGGAAAATACACTTTTTATGAAAAGAAAATTCAAAATGTCGCAGATCTGCGAACGACAAATAGCAGAATCGAACCCGCTCGAGTCTGCCGTGCCAAACAATTGAACAGGGAAACTGTTAAAAGCAGTATTGAAAATTATCAGCATGAAACTATCGGAAGTAAAAGCAGCATTACAACAAATCAAGACGATTGCCTTTCAATTGCCTAATGGCGAATATGTGCCCGGCCACTTTCACGTGACCGAAGTTGGGCAAATTACCAAACGCTTTATTGATTGTGGCGGAACGGTGCGCAACGAGCAAGTAGTCAACTTCCAGCTCTGGAATGCCAATGATTATGATCACCGGTTACATCCGGAAAAGCTTTTGAAAATTATTGAATTGTCAGAAAAGACATTAAATATTGAGGACTCGGAGATCGAAGTTGAATACCAGGGACAAACAATTCAAAAATTCGGTTTGGAGTTCGATGGAACCAACTTTTTGCTGAGCTCGAAACAGACCGATTGCCTGGCCAAAGATAAATGCGGCATCCCGGCTGCTGAGTCGCAGGTCGGTTTTACCTATGCACCACTCAATTCGCGCTGTACGCCGGGTAGCAGTTGTTGTTAACACATTTCACCGGGTGATTTACTTATCCCCGGTGAAGAAACGGACACTGCAAAAAAAAGGCCATCCAACGAACTGGACAGCCTGTAAAACTATTTGGTCTTTTTCCCCTTGAAAAATCGAAAACTAACATCCACCGGCTGCAGCGGCAGTCTTTTTACGACGAACCACCTCAACCGCTTTCTTTTCGTTCGATGTATTGACGACTGCTCCATCCTGCGGCGCAGCCATTTCAGCATAGTTAAACTGAGCAACTCCTTTTAGGAGCGTTGAATCATTTTGGGTTGCAAGCAAATCATTTTTATGCGCTTTGTAATATTGATAGCCGCCTACTAATACTTTCACATTATCGAAGCCAACCTGGCGGAACAACATAACCGGGCCATTGGCCTGTAATTGATCTTCGCCATAAAGTACCACCGTTGCTCCCATCCCTTTCAGTGTTTCAAGACGCTCAATACTTTCCTCGCGAGCCAGGTTCTGTGCCGACAGGTTTTCTGCACCGGGGATATGTCCCTGGCCAAACACAAAGTTGTCGCGAATATCAAACAACACCACACCACTGCTTTCCTTCGACAGTACAGCATTCAACTGCCAGGGATAAAAGCAGCAACCGTCCGATTGAGTCTCGGCAACACTTTGTTTCATGTCCAGCTGGTATGTCAGCAAAGGCTTTCGCATAGTGACAAAACCAATGATGATGATGACGACAAACAACGTTAAAACGATGCTGGTACGCCATGGATTTAATTCGTGTATATGCATGATTTTGGTTTTATTCGATTAAACATTAGCAACCTCCGGCGGCAACGGAAGTCTTTTTACGACGTTGCACCTCAACTTTAACCTTGGCTCCCTCGGGCGCTTCTGCTTGCGCTCCTGTAAAGTATTGCTGCGCTCCTTTGCGGAAGGTGTAGGTCTCGAAAGCCAGGCTCGGTTCGTTTTCACCCGGCTCCTGCGGATCAATAATCGTTTGCATCCAACAATTCAACCCACCCCGCATCACATAAGTACTTTTATAGCCCAGTCGTTTAGTCAGCACCCAAGCCTGGTCAGCAGCGATATCGTCGTTCGACACGAACACAACCCGTGTTCCGGGAATACCGAAATAGCTGAGGTTCGAAGGATTGATCAAACTATCGAGTGGAATATTGACTGCTTTGGGTAAAGCAAACTTTTCAAATTCGGCTGCTGACCGCACATCTACGATTTCCAGCGACGGGTCACCGTGAATCATCATTTCGGCCACTTGGTCTGTCGTTACGTAGCGGGTTGGCTGAACCATTTCAACCAACAATTGCTGCGGTTCAATTTGTTTCAACTTAGGTTCGTTGTTGACCAAAACCGTTCCGACGGCCAGCACCAACATCAGTATGGTGAGATAGATATAATTTCGGTTCATGTGCTAAAATTTATATTCGGACCTATTTTTGCGAACACGCTTTTCAATCAAACTCGTTCCCCAGAACGCAGCCAGCGCCACCACCGTGAAAGCCATAGCTACCCACGATGCAGGAATACCAAATGCATCCGTGATGGTCACGTTTCCCAAGTCGCCACTATTGTAAAAATCACCAAACAACGGGTAAGCTTCCGTGAAGACAAAAATACCCAGGTAAAGGCCGATGGTGAATACAATACCGTCGAGCTTACCAATAGCCACTGCGGTGAAACTGGTTCCCGGACAGAAACCGCCCATAATGAAACCAATTCCCATGATGACACCACCGACAATCATCGGTATCAGGTAAGTTGGGAGGATGAATATTTTGGAGAGGTCGAGCCAACCGAAATAACTGAAGTACAGCAAACCAACCATGGCGACGATCAGCGCAGTGAAGAACACACGCAAAACCACAAAGTTGTAGCCATAAAAAACGCCGACGATGTTTCGTGAGGAAGAGAAACCGGAAGCTTCGAGAATAAAGCCGAAGGCGATCCCCAAAATCAGGGCAATGACGAAGTCCCAGCCAGTTCCGATTATACCGTTAGGAATTAATGGACACATATTTTAATTTTTTAATGATTAATGTTGAATGATTATTGACTGTCTGCATTTGACCAGTTCGTTCAATAACGATTAATCAATAATCAATAATAATTTTCAAATCCACAGTTTGCGGAAGAAATAAGCAGCTGCATAGCCGGTGCCGAAAATGGCAAACATAACAACCGCTCCCCCCAGAGCGAATGTTGCCGTACCACTCAGGGCAGCACCACTGGTGCACCCCCGGCCAAACTGGCTGCCAATTCCAAACAGCATACCTCCGATCAATGCGAAAATCAGACGGGTTTTGCTCGTAATTTTCGGACTGTGCTCTGTGCGCAATTTCTTTACGCGGCCAAATACAATTCCGGAAAGCAAACCACCCAGGAAAATCCCCAGCGTTTCGAATACCAGCCAAGTGTACATCGGCGAGTGATCGTCGCTGATAAACTTATTCATGTAAGCATTCGACTTGGCCTGCTCCGGCGTAAAAACATGCGCCGTTGTTACAACAGTACTTTTGATTGCGCCACTGGCCCCCAGTCCACGCCCCGTTATCAGAACTGTAACCAGCACCAGCAGTCCCAGCAATACACCGCCCAGGTAGGGATTGATGTATTTGGGTTCGCTATTTTTTGAATGATGTTTATTCATAGTCGGTCTTCTTTTGAATGGTTAGTATAAATAGCGGGTGATTTGTCCGGCCTCAACCATAATGAAACGGAACATTAAACCACCGAACAG harbors:
- a CDS encoding DUF6428 family protein, whose translation is MKLSEVKAALQQIKTIAFQLPNGEYVPGHFHVTEVGQITKRFIDCGGTVRNEQVVNFQLWNANDYDHRLHPEKLLKIIELSEKTLNIEDSEIEVEYQGQTIQKFGLEFDGTNFLLSSKQTDCLAKDKCGIPAAESQVGFTYAPLNSRCTPGSSCC
- a CDS encoding rhodanese-like domain-containing protein, whose amino-acid sequence is MHIHELNPWRTSIVLTLFVVIIIIGFVTMRKPLLTYQLDMKQSVAETQSDGCCFYPWQLNAVLSKESSGVVLFDIRDNFVFGQGHIPGAENLSAQNLAREESIERLETLKGMGATVVLYGEDQLQANGPVMLFRQVGFDNVKVLVGGYQYYKAHKNDLLATQNDSTLLKGVAQFNYAEMAAPQDGAVVNTSNEKKAVEVVRRKKTAAAAGGC
- a CDS encoding rhodanese-like domain-containing protein, whose product is MNRNYIYLTILMLVLAVGTVLVNNEPKLKQIEPQQLLVEMVQPTRYVTTDQVAEMMIHGDPSLEIVDVRSAAEFEKFALPKAVNIPLDSLINPSNLSYFGIPGTRVVFVSNDDIAADQAWVLTKRLGYKSTYVMRGGLNCWMQTIIDPQEPGENEPSLAFETYTFRKGAQQYFTGAQAEAPEGAKVKVEVQRRKKTSVAAGGC
- a CDS encoding YeeE/YedE thiosulfate transporter family protein; translation: MCPLIPNGIIGTGWDFVIALILGIAFGFILEASGFSSSRNIVGVFYGYNFVVLRVFFTALIVAMVGLLYFSYFGWLDLSKIFILPTYLIPMIVGGVIMGIGFIMGGFCPGTSFTAVAIGKLDGIVFTIGLYLGIFVFTEAYPLFGDFYNSGDLGNVTITDAFGIPASWVAMAFTVVALAAFWGTSLIEKRVRKNRSEYKF
- a CDS encoding YeeE/YedE thiosulfate transporter family protein; the protein is MNKHHSKNSEPKYINPYLGGVLLGLLVLVTVLITGRGLGASGAIKSTVVTTAHVFTPEQAKSNAYMNKFISDDHSPMYTWLVFETLGIFLGGLLSGIVFGRVKKLRTEHSPKITSKTRLIFALIGGMLFGIGSQFGRGCTSGAALSGTATFALGGAVVMFAIFGTGYAAAYFFRKLWI